From the Drosophila willistoni isolate 14030-0811.24 chromosome 2L unlocalized genomic scaffold, UCI_dwil_1.1 Seg168, whole genome shotgun sequence genome, the window ACGTTGTACTCGGACGGAAGAGGAGCGCTAGTTTCGACGGCCGCGGCATAACTCATACTCAAAGCAGAGGAGGATGAGTTGGACACTGGCGAAGGCAACGACGAGTGGAGGTTAACCGGCGACTCTAGTTTAATGTATTCTTGTAGGTACTCCCCCAACGGTTTACGGCGCACGGGTACAAAATGACGGGTAGGATCAGCCGTTACTCCCCTTCCTCCTCTACCGCTGTTATCCCTCCCAGATGATCCATCGGTTGCATTGTTCTTTTTGCGTGTGACGGGATTCTTTCGTTTCCCACTCGCTCCCGCCGTCTTCGTTTTCGGTGCCGCCAGTTTTATGAGTTCTCGTTGCCCTACGACCTGAAATGCGTTTGGGAAAATATTACTCAACAAAGCACTGGGACATCATGACAAGACTTACTTGAaataagttttgttttttatctgGATGGTATAGTCGCTGGTAACtaagttttttttatggttTCTGAATCTGTTATTTCATTCGaaaaattttttgtgtgttattGTATCAAAATTTCTCGGAGCTACTAACTACTTATGTAGCTCATTCTCTCCTACTGACAACTAAAAAATTCTCTAATTTCGTAATTTATCTTTCATGTGTCTGGAGCATTTCGAATAATTCCAATtcgtattatttttttaattgatataaaaatgtttttcgcTAATTTACTGCAGCGTAGAATCATCCAAGGATACGGGTAAGAAttgtgaaaattttaaatcgtTTTCCCTTGACTTTCGCCTTTTTCTTCATCCAGATCTCTAGTCCCTAAGAGGCCTTTTGCAAGTGACTACAAGCctgatattttcttttttggtggCGGACTCTGGAAATTGCAGGGCGGCATGAAGGAAGtggaatattttaaatctGTCAATCAGAGTCTTATGTCTAAGCTACACGAGCATTTGGATAAATGCAAAAGTGCCGCCTATCTTCAGAATTGGGATGAGTTTAAGAAGACTTTGGATCATCAGGCTCTTTATAATACCTCGTGTATGAATAAGCACAAGAATGTGCTGGAAGAGTCTTACTTTATGACTGAGGTGGGTATTAATAACCAACtctcttttgtttctttatttcttctgGGTATTATCCTTTTTTATTCAGAATGCCGATTGCATTAAAGCTATGCAGGATCGTGCCAAAAAGGAGCGTTCATCAGTAAGCGCTAAGAGCACTGAGAACGGAGAAGAACCTACAAGTGGCTCTGCTTCTTAGAAATGTTGTTTCGTTGTCGTTAATTTCAgaaagataaaaataaaattgttagttcaaacaaaataaaacgtTTAATATTTCTTTCAACGAGCTGGCAACTCTTTATCGTTAATCAGCTGAGCGAATTTACGCTAGATATTGAAATCGAAATTGGTCTGTTGCGCATAAGTCACAGTTTTATATTTATCCATATTCATAAATACTATATAAATTGGTATAAAAAGGCAGACACAACACAATGTTCTTATTGCGTCGTCTTAACCGGCAGTTATATCCCAAACAATTGCAGTAAgttcattaaaaattgcataaGATAGACAAattctaaaaatatataattttatttctagaTTTTTGAAAATGTCACAGATCGGCGAACTCGGTAGTGGAGCTGGCAAGGGTGGTGGGGGCGGCGGATCCATTCGTGAAGCCGGTGGCTCCCTTGGCAAAATGGAGGCTGCCCGTGAAGAAGAGTTCTTTTACAAGCAGGTTAGTATTTCAAAAAGGcatataaaaatatacttCTAACACACTTTATCTTAGCAAAAGGAACAGTTGAAGAATctgaaaacaaaaacggatCAAAAGGCCCCAGAGACTGAAAAGAAATGAATTACAAATTCAAACAGTTAAGATTTTATATTGATTGATACTTACATATACGAATttagttaaaagaaaaaagtgagTTTAAATGGTGACAATTTTTTAATCCTTTTCTTGATTACCAGGCCAATTGTAGCATAAATTATAGTAGTcacctacatatgtattttgaaTAAACCACGCTCGTATAACGTCTTATTCTGCTTTTATGTGAATGACAAATCAGCTGGTAGATTATGAACTTGGGACCGGTTGTTTACGAAATAGTGTGGAGATCCAGAAATCTAACTGATAAGAGAAATCTGTAGACAGTGCACGGGGAATAGCAAATTGTGTTCAAAAACAGAGCTTACCAGTTTAGACAAGTGTGAGCAGCCGCATCAATCTTAAAATGGCTTCAACCATACAAAATACCGTGAAAGTGGCTCTGCGAAAACGTATGACGGAGGTAATTCAGGGAATTTCACCAGAGTCTATTGCCAAACAATCCCGAGCCGTGACATTGAAGGTGAGCCAAAAAAGACTCCACAAGGGAAGTAATCTTGATTTACTCATTCGCTCAACTATTTTTAGGTCCTTGAAAGCGAAGCCTTTCGGCAGGCCCAACGTGTGAGCATTTATTTGAGTACTACGGGTGAACTGGACACCACCGCATTACTGGTTGAAATGTTTCGGTTGGAGAAAATGGTTTTTGTGCCCACCTACCAAGGGAA encodes:
- the LOC6652175 gene encoding uncharacterized protein LOC6652175; its protein translation is MFFANLLQRRIIQGYGSLVPKRPFASDYKPDIFFFGGGLWKLQGGMKEVEYFKSVNQSLMSKLHEHLDKCKSAAYLQNWDEFKKTLDHQALYNTSCMNKHKNVLEESYFMTENADCIKAMQDRAKKERSSVSAKSTENGEEPTSGSAS
- the LOC6652174 gene encoding ATPase inhibitor mai-1, mitochondrial encodes the protein MFLLRRLNRQLYPKQLQFLKMSQIGELGSGAGKGGGGGGSIREAGGSLGKMEAAREEEFFYKQQKEQLKNLKTKTDQKAPETEKK